The Achromobacter pestifer genome includes a region encoding these proteins:
- a CDS encoding GntP family permease: MTGLFIVVAALAFLMLAAYRGYSVILCAPIAAMGAVLLTDPSALAPVFSGIFMERMAGFAKLYFPVFLLGAVFGKLIELSGFSRAIVQAVLRLIGADRAIMAIVLVCAVLTYGGVSLFVVVFAVYPFAAEMFRQGGIPKRLMPGAIALGAFTFTMTALPGTPQIQNIIPTTFFETTTWAAPWLGLIGACFTLTAGIAYLEWRRKRAMAAGETYGTELRNEPVTPPSEREHHPLVALLPLVVVGVVNYLLTRWIPGWYPAGSEVALPGLPKPMPVNAEDQVALWAVMGALIAGIFTILLFSFRGIKAHFAEGSKNAVSGALLASMNTAAEYGFGGVIAALPGFLLVADALKSIPDPLVGEAVAVTSLAGITGSASGGMSIALAAMAQTFIDSAHAAGIPMEVLHRIAAMASGGMDTLPHNGAVITLLAVTGLTHRQSYGDIFAITLISTTSVFLAIAVYYLTGIV; this comes from the coding sequence ATGACCGGATTGTTCATCGTGGTGGCGGCGCTGGCGTTCCTGATGCTGGCGGCGTATCGAGGCTATAGCGTGATCCTGTGCGCGCCCATCGCGGCCATGGGCGCGGTGCTGCTGACCGACCCGTCGGCGCTGGCGCCCGTGTTCTCGGGCATCTTCATGGAGCGCATGGCGGGCTTCGCCAAGCTCTACTTCCCCGTGTTCCTGTTGGGCGCCGTGTTCGGCAAGCTGATCGAGCTGTCGGGCTTTTCGCGCGCCATCGTGCAAGCGGTGTTGCGCCTGATCGGCGCCGACCGCGCCATCATGGCCATCGTGCTGGTCTGCGCGGTGCTGACCTATGGCGGCGTGTCGCTGTTCGTGGTGGTGTTCGCGGTGTACCCGTTCGCGGCCGAGATGTTCCGCCAGGGCGGCATCCCGAAGCGGCTGATGCCGGGCGCGATCGCCCTGGGCGCGTTCACCTTCACCATGACCGCCCTGCCCGGCACGCCGCAGATCCAGAACATCATCCCCACCACTTTCTTCGAAACCACCACCTGGGCCGCGCCCTGGCTGGGCCTGATCGGCGCCTGCTTCACGCTGACCGCCGGCATCGCCTACCTGGAGTGGCGGCGCAAGCGCGCGATGGCCGCGGGCGAGACCTACGGCACCGAGCTGCGCAACGAGCCGGTCACGCCGCCCAGCGAACGCGAGCACCATCCGCTGGTCGCCCTGCTGCCCCTGGTGGTGGTGGGAGTCGTCAACTACCTGCTGACGCGCTGGATACCGGGCTGGTATCCGGCCGGCTCCGAAGTCGCGCTGCCGGGCCTGCCCAAGCCCATGCCCGTCAACGCCGAAGACCAGGTGGCGCTGTGGGCGGTGATGGGCGCGCTGATCGCAGGCATCTTCACCATCCTGCTGTTCTCGTTCCGCGGCATCAAGGCGCACTTCGCCGAAGGCAGCAAGAACGCGGTGTCCGGCGCCTTGCTGGCCTCGATGAACACGGCGGCGGAATACGGCTTTGGCGGCGTGATTGCCGCCCTGCCCGGTTTCCTGCTGGTTGCCGACGCGCTCAAGTCCATCCCCGACCCGCTGGTGGGCGAGGCGGTGGCCGTGACCTCGCTGGCCGGCATCACCGGTTCGGCCTCGGGCGGCATGAGCATCGCGCTGGCGGCCATGGCGCAGACCTTCATCGACAGCGCGCACGCGGCCGGCATCCCGATGGAAGTGCTGCACCGGATCGCCGCCATGGCCAGCGGCGGCATGGACACGCTGCCGCACAACGGCGCGGTCATCACGCTGCTGGCGGTCACGGGCCTGACGCACCGCCAGTCCTATGGCGACATCTTCGCCATCACGCTGATATCCACCACCTCGGTCTTCCTGGCGATCGCCGTGTACTACCTGACCGGCATCGTCTGA
- a CDS encoding LysR family transcriptional regulator, with protein MDRFQEMQVFVRIAERRSFSQAAEDLQIPRPTVTNLVKRMEARLGARLLERTTRQVRLTHDGEAHYQRCVRLLADLEEADGAFLDTSPKGLLRVNAQGTLARFFVMPGLPDFLARYPDIVLQLGEDDRLVDLVREGVDCVLRTGTLQDSSLVGRQIALMPQVTVASPAYLARHGEPRRLEDLEGHRVVDYLSSATGRSLPLDFMVEGKNVQVRPRAVVSVTGAELYTSAALAGLGLVQVPRYRIERELAAGELKIVLPAAPPAPMPVSVLYPQNRQVSARVRVFTQWLAEVIAAGLAQTMPVR; from the coding sequence ATGGACCGGTTCCAGGAAATGCAGGTGTTCGTGCGCATCGCCGAAAGGCGCAGCTTTTCCCAGGCCGCCGAGGACCTGCAGATCCCCCGTCCCACGGTCACCAATCTGGTCAAGCGGATGGAAGCGCGCCTGGGCGCCCGGCTGCTGGAACGCACCACGCGCCAGGTGCGGCTCACCCATGACGGCGAAGCTCATTACCAGCGTTGCGTGCGGCTCCTGGCGGATCTGGAGGAGGCCGACGGCGCGTTCCTGGATACCTCGCCCAAGGGCCTCTTGCGGGTCAATGCGCAAGGCACGCTGGCCAGGTTCTTCGTCATGCCGGGCCTGCCGGACTTCCTGGCGCGCTATCCCGACATCGTGCTGCAGCTGGGCGAGGACGACCGCCTGGTGGATCTGGTGCGCGAAGGCGTGGATTGCGTGCTGCGCACCGGCACGCTGCAGGATTCCTCGCTGGTGGGACGCCAGATTGCGCTGATGCCGCAAGTCACGGTGGCCAGCCCCGCCTATCTGGCGCGCCATGGCGAGCCGCGGCGGCTGGAAGACCTGGAAGGCCATCGCGTGGTGGATTACCTGTCCAGCGCCACGGGCCGCAGCCTGCCGCTGGATTTCATGGTCGAAGGCAAGAATGTGCAGGTGCGGCCCAGGGCCGTGGTCAGCGTCACCGGCGCGGAGCTTTACACCAGCGCGGCGCTGGCCGGCCTGGGCTTGGTGCAGGTGCCGCGCTACCGCATCGAACGCGAGCTGGCGGCGGGCGAGCTGAAGATCGTGCTGCCCGCCGCGCCGCCCGCGCCCATGCCTGTGTCGGTGCTGTATCCGCAGAACCGCCAGGTGTCGGCGCGGGTGCGCGTTTTCACGCAATGGCTGGCGGAGGTCATCGCCGCGGGCCTGGCTCAGACGATGCCGGTCAGGTAG
- a CDS encoding SDR family oxidoreductase encodes MNTQATQRIALVTGGSRGIGAAIVRRLAQDGHAVAINYASSAAAAEALADDIRAAGGRALAVRADVSRADEVRAMFDQVEAGLGRIDVLVNSAGILKMVPLAETSDELYEQTFGINTRGTFNTLREAATRLADGGSIVNVSSTTIALNLPNYSVYIASKAAVESLTQVFAKELRGRRITVNAVAPGPVATELFLNGKSPELIEHYAKMPPLERLGQPEDIANVVSFLAGPEAGWVNGQILRANGGVA; translated from the coding sequence ATGAACACCCAGGCCACGCAACGCATCGCGCTCGTCACCGGCGGATCGCGCGGCATCGGCGCCGCCATCGTCCGCCGCCTGGCGCAGGACGGCCACGCCGTCGCCATCAACTACGCGTCCAGCGCCGCCGCGGCCGAGGCCCTGGCCGATGACATCCGCGCAGCCGGCGGCCGCGCCCTGGCGGTGCGGGCCGACGTGTCCCGGGCGGACGAAGTGCGCGCCATGTTCGACCAGGTGGAAGCGGGACTGGGCCGCATCGACGTGCTGGTCAACAGCGCCGGCATCCTGAAGATGGTGCCGTTGGCCGAGACCAGCGACGAACTCTACGAACAGACCTTCGGCATCAATACCCGCGGCACCTTCAACACGCTGCGCGAAGCCGCCACGCGGCTGGCCGACGGCGGCAGCATCGTCAACGTCTCCAGCACCACCATCGCGCTCAACCTGCCGAACTACTCCGTCTACATCGCCAGCAAGGCGGCGGTGGAAAGCCTTACCCAAGTGTTCGCCAAGGAATTGCGCGGCCGCCGCATCACCGTCAACGCGGTGGCGCCCGGCCCCGTCGCCACCGAACTCTTCCTGAACGGCAAGAGCCCCGAACTGATCGAGCACTACGCCAAAATGCCTCCGCTGGAACGCCTGGGCCAGCCCGAGGACATCGCCAATGTGGTGTCGTTCCTGGCGGGGCCAGAGGCCGGCTGGGTCAACGGCCAGATCCTGCGCGCCAACGGCGGCGTCGCCTGA
- a CDS encoding crotonase/enoyl-CoA hydratase family protein: MNQLIHPDCHPFTAAGNTKQLSAFYEEGRRVMWMMLRAQPRPCFNHELIDEIMTLARAAKDSGLPIDFWVTGSLVPQMYNVGGDLNFFAEAIRTGKREALRAYARACVDCVHAATRGFDTGAISLAMIEGTALGGGFEAALAHHFVLAQNTARMGFPEMAFNLFPGMGGYSLVARRSGMKLAEELISTGESHTAEWFHGKGLVDVLFEPGDAYKATRTFIDVMRPKLNGMRAMLRARQRVLSLPRSELMDITEDWVEAAFSIDPKDRAYMERLVMAQNRRSSSSPESALEATMH; the protein is encoded by the coding sequence ATGAATCAACTCATTCATCCGGATTGCCACCCCTTCACCGCCGCCGGCAACACGAAGCAGCTCTCGGCGTTCTATGAGGAGGGACGCCGGGTCATGTGGATGATGCTTCGCGCTCAACCGCGTCCGTGCTTCAACCATGAACTGATCGACGAGATCATGACCCTGGCGCGCGCCGCCAAGGACTCCGGCCTGCCCATCGACTTCTGGGTCACCGGCTCGCTCGTTCCTCAGATGTATAACGTGGGCGGCGATCTGAATTTCTTTGCGGAAGCCATACGCACCGGCAAGCGCGAAGCGCTGCGGGCATACGCCCGGGCTTGCGTGGATTGCGTGCATGCCGCCACCCGCGGCTTCGACACCGGCGCGATCTCGCTGGCGATGATCGAAGGCACCGCATTGGGCGGCGGCTTCGAGGCGGCGCTGGCCCACCACTTCGTGTTGGCGCAGAACACTGCCCGCATGGGCTTTCCTGAAATGGCGTTCAACCTCTTCCCCGGCATGGGCGGCTATTCGCTGGTGGCGCGGCGTTCGGGCATGAAGCTGGCGGAAGAGCTGATCAGCACGGGCGAATCGCACACCGCCGAATGGTTCCATGGCAAGGGCCTGGTCGACGTCCTGTTCGAACCGGGCGACGCCTACAAGGCCACCCGCACCTTTATCGACGTGATGCGGCCCAAGCTCAACGGCATGCGCGCCATGCTGCGCGCGCGCCAGCGCGTGCTGAGCCTGCCGCGTTCGGAGCTGATGGACATTACCGAAGATTGGGTCGAAGCCGCGTTCTCGATCGACCCCAAGGACCGTGCCTACATGGAGCGCCTGGTAATGGCGCAGAACCGCCGCAGTTCTTCCAGCCCGGAGTCCGCGCTGGAAGCCACCATGCATTGA